From Musa acuminata AAA Group cultivar baxijiao chromosome BXJ3-8, Cavendish_Baxijiao_AAA, whole genome shotgun sequence, one genomic window encodes:
- the LOC135646159 gene encoding SWI/SNF complex subunit SWI3C homolog isoform X7: MSPASPSLPSSDSRLKWRKRKRDANSRRQKPPDDDEDDEDNEDAGPAAEEAQEDGHDSPANPAAADPVLDLRGSEVLSDGGHRISDFPAAVRHIVNLPHPSVLALVAAERSNFAARPWVPPLLENISYGQLQALSAVLPDNPSLLQPSDLEKPSAYVCTPPPLMEGKGMVKRFGKEQLLLVPMHSDWFSGSTVHRLERQVVPHFFSGKSGDHSPEKYIGLRNKIISKYLENPGKRLSFADCQALVPNNELYDLSRIVRFLDHWGIINYLAASSVHRGLRMAGSLLKEDVSGELQLQTAPLRSIDSLILFDRPKCSLRLDDVALLSHSASVDFDAGIGDLDSRIRERFAEHTCNFCSCPLTNLHYQSQKEDDIMLCLDCFHDAKFVTGHSSLDFIRMDSRNDHPDLDGDNWTDQETLLLLEALEKYNENWNEVAEYVGSKTKAQCILHFLRLPMENGLLENIELPHMPTSVDSSNVPDPVIQNSNSNGNIVGNRDFCNGSELPFSNSANPVLSLVAFLTSAIGPRVAAACASAALSILTREDSRSESWHSEVGICGPHGNLGPHKGQVPQSTSLAPELVKYAAMCGLSAAAVKAKLFADQEEREIQRLAATIINHQLKRLELKLKQFAELETLLLKECEQAERMRQRLSSERLRMMSTRFGSAANNLSSSSSSSSSSSVAAAAPTAVSANTVPPTMSPSVGQVNVPATYGSNLPGHRQMQFMQRQQMFGFGPRLPLSAIHPAPAPSQNVTFSSGVPNTSTPNHHPLLRPSSGNNQ; encoded by the exons ATGTCGCCCGCTTCCCCTTCTCTCCCCTCTTCAG ATTCGCGGCTCAAATGGCGGAAGAGGAAGCGCGACGCCAATTCCAGGCGCCAGAAGCCGCCGGACGACgacgaggatgacgaggacaACGAGGATGCTGGCCCCGCCGCGGAGGAGGCGCAGGAGGACGGCCACGACTCCCCCGCGAACCCCGCCGCCGCCGACCCCGTCCTCGACCTCCGCGGGTCTGAGGTCCTTTCCGACGGTGGCCACCGGATCTCCGACTTCCCAGCCGCCGTACGCCACATCGTCAATCTCCCCCACCCTTCCGTCCTCGCCCTCGTTGCCGCCGAGCGCTCCAACTTTGCAGCCCGCCCGTGGGTTCCCCCCCTTTTGGAGAACATCTCTTACGGCCAGCTGCAGGCCCTCTCAGCGGTGCTCCCCGATAACCCTTCGCTGCTGCAGCCGTCAGACCTTGAAAAGCCCTCGGCTTATGTTTGTACACCGCCGCCTCTCATGGAAGGGAAGGGCATGGTGAAGCGGTTCGGCAAAGAACAGCTTCTCCTTGTTCCAATGCACTCCG ATTGGTTTTCTGGAAGCACTGTGCATCGGCTGGAGAGGCAAGTTGTGCCGCACTTCTTCTCAGGGAAATCTGGCGATCACAGCCCAGAAAAGTACATAGGGCTTCGAAACAAGATAATTTCCAAGTACCTGGAGAATCCCGGGAAGAGGCTATCTTTTGCGGATTGCCAAGCGTTGGTTCCAAACAATGAGCTTTATGATCTTAGTCGAATAGTTAGGTTTCTGGATCACTGGGGGATTATTAATTATCTTGCAGCTTCTTCTGTGCATCGTGGTCTTAGGATGGCTGGCTCCCTTCTTAAGGAGGATGTCAGTGGGGAGCTTCAGCTTCAGACTGCACCACTGAGGTCCATAGACAGTTTGATCTTGTTTGATAGACCAAAATGTAGCCTCCGTCTAGATGATGTTGCTTTGCTTTCTCATTCTGCATCAGTAGATTTTGATGCTGGCATTGGTGATTTGGATAGTAGAATTAGGGAACGGTTTGCTGAACATACATGCAATTTCTGCTCTTGCCCACTCACCAATTTGCACTATCAATCACAAAAAGAG GATGATATTATGCTTTGCTTGGACTGCTTCCATGATGCAAAATTTGTTACGGGCCATTCGAGCCTAGATTTTATAAGAATGGATTCAAGAAATGATCATCCAGATCTTGATGGGGATAACTGGACAGATCAGGAAACATTGCTGTTACTTGAAGCCTtagaaaaatataatgaaaaCTGGAACGAAGTTGCAGAATATGTGGGCAGCAAGACAAAAGCACAATGTATATTGCATTTTCTTCGCCTTCCGATGGAAAATGGTCTACTAGAAAACATTGAACTTCCACATATGCCCACTTCAGTTGATTCATCAAATGTACCTGATCCCGTTATTCAAAATTCAAATTCTAATGGTAATATCGTAG GCAATCGAGATTTCTGTAATGGTAGCGAGCTCCCATTTTCAAATTCTGCCAATCCAGTTCTGTCCCTG GTTGCCTTCTTGACCTCCGCAATTGGACCAAGAGTTGCTGCAGCTTGTGCAAGTGCAGCATTGTCTATCCTGACTAGAGAGGACTCCAG ATCTGAGAGCTGGCATTCCGAAGTTGGCATCTGTGGGCCACATGGAAACTTGGGTCCTCACAAAG GTCAAGTGCCACAGTCTACTTCGcttgctcctgaacttgtgaaatATGCTGCCATGTGTGGCCTATCTGCAGCTGCAGTGAAAGCAAAATTATTTGCAGATCAAGAGGAGCGTGAAATTCAGAGACTGGCTGCAACTATCATAAATCACCAG CTAAAGAGGTTGGAGCTGAAGCTGAAACAGTTTGCAGAATTGGAAACCTTACTGCTCAAGGAATGTGAACAGGCTGAGAGGATGAGACAAAGGCTTTCATCTGAACGCCTCCGAATGATGTCCACCCGATTTGGATCAGCAGCAAACaatttatcatcatcatcatcatcatcatcatcatcatcagtagCAGCGGCTGCGCCAACCGCTGTCAGTGCAAATACCGTGCCGCCTACCATGTCACCCTCGGTTGGGCAGGTGAATGTGCCAGCTACTTATGGCAGCAATCTTCCCGGCCATCGGCAGATGCAGTTCATGCAACGGCAGCAAATGTTTGGTTTTGGGCCGCGGTTACCTCTCTCGGCAATCCACCCTGCTCCTGCCCCCTCTCAAAATGTCACGTTCAGTTCTGGTGTACCTAACACTTCGACTCCTAACCATCATCCATTGTTAAGACCCTCATCGGGGAATAATCAATAG
- the LOC135646159 gene encoding SWI/SNF complex subunit SWI3C homolog isoform X4: protein MSPASPSLPSSDSRLKWRKRKRDANSRRQKPPDDDEDDEDNEDAGPAAEEAQEDGHDSPANPAAADPVLDLRGSEVLSDGGHRISDFPAAVRHIVNLPHPSVLALVAAERSNFAARPWVPPLLENISYGQLQALSAVLPDNPSLLQPSDLEKPSAYVCTPPPLMEGKGMVKRFGKEQLLLVPMHSDWFSGSTVHRLERQVVPHFFSGKSGDHSPEKYIGLRNKIISKYLENPGKRLSFADCQALVPNNELYDLSRIVRFLDHWGIINYLAASSVHRGLRMAGSLLKEDVSGELQLQTAPLRSIDSLILFDRPKCSLRLDDVALLSHSASVDFDAGIGDLDSRIRERFAEHTCNFCSCPLTNLHYQSQKEDDIMLCLDCFHDAKFVTGHSSLDFIRMDSRNDHPDLDGDNWTDQETLLLLEALEKYNENWNEVAEYVGSKTKAQCILHFLRLPMENGLLENIELPHMPTSVDSSNVPDPVIQNSNSNGNIVGNRDFCNGSELPFSNSANPVLSLVAFLTSAIGPRVAAACASAALSILTREDSRIRSESWHSEVGICGPHGNLGPHKEGQVPQSTSLAPELVKYAAMCGLSAAAVKAKLFADQEEREIQRLAATIINHQLKRLELKLKQFAELETLLLKECEQAERMRQRLSSERLRMMSTRFGSAANNLSSSSSSSSSSSVAAAAPTAVSANTVPPTMSPSVGQVNVPATYGSNLPGHRQMQFMQRQQMFGFGPRLPLSAIHPAPAPSQNVTFSSGVPNTSTPNHHPLLRPSSGNNQ from the exons ATGTCGCCCGCTTCCCCTTCTCTCCCCTCTTCAG ATTCGCGGCTCAAATGGCGGAAGAGGAAGCGCGACGCCAATTCCAGGCGCCAGAAGCCGCCGGACGACgacgaggatgacgaggacaACGAGGATGCTGGCCCCGCCGCGGAGGAGGCGCAGGAGGACGGCCACGACTCCCCCGCGAACCCCGCCGCCGCCGACCCCGTCCTCGACCTCCGCGGGTCTGAGGTCCTTTCCGACGGTGGCCACCGGATCTCCGACTTCCCAGCCGCCGTACGCCACATCGTCAATCTCCCCCACCCTTCCGTCCTCGCCCTCGTTGCCGCCGAGCGCTCCAACTTTGCAGCCCGCCCGTGGGTTCCCCCCCTTTTGGAGAACATCTCTTACGGCCAGCTGCAGGCCCTCTCAGCGGTGCTCCCCGATAACCCTTCGCTGCTGCAGCCGTCAGACCTTGAAAAGCCCTCGGCTTATGTTTGTACACCGCCGCCTCTCATGGAAGGGAAGGGCATGGTGAAGCGGTTCGGCAAAGAACAGCTTCTCCTTGTTCCAATGCACTCCG ATTGGTTTTCTGGAAGCACTGTGCATCGGCTGGAGAGGCAAGTTGTGCCGCACTTCTTCTCAGGGAAATCTGGCGATCACAGCCCAGAAAAGTACATAGGGCTTCGAAACAAGATAATTTCCAAGTACCTGGAGAATCCCGGGAAGAGGCTATCTTTTGCGGATTGCCAAGCGTTGGTTCCAAACAATGAGCTTTATGATCTTAGTCGAATAGTTAGGTTTCTGGATCACTGGGGGATTATTAATTATCTTGCAGCTTCTTCTGTGCATCGTGGTCTTAGGATGGCTGGCTCCCTTCTTAAGGAGGATGTCAGTGGGGAGCTTCAGCTTCAGACTGCACCACTGAGGTCCATAGACAGTTTGATCTTGTTTGATAGACCAAAATGTAGCCTCCGTCTAGATGATGTTGCTTTGCTTTCTCATTCTGCATCAGTAGATTTTGATGCTGGCATTGGTGATTTGGATAGTAGAATTAGGGAACGGTTTGCTGAACATACATGCAATTTCTGCTCTTGCCCACTCACCAATTTGCACTATCAATCACAAAAAGAG GATGATATTATGCTTTGCTTGGACTGCTTCCATGATGCAAAATTTGTTACGGGCCATTCGAGCCTAGATTTTATAAGAATGGATTCAAGAAATGATCATCCAGATCTTGATGGGGATAACTGGACAGATCAGGAAACATTGCTGTTACTTGAAGCCTtagaaaaatataatgaaaaCTGGAACGAAGTTGCAGAATATGTGGGCAGCAAGACAAAAGCACAATGTATATTGCATTTTCTTCGCCTTCCGATGGAAAATGGTCTACTAGAAAACATTGAACTTCCACATATGCCCACTTCAGTTGATTCATCAAATGTACCTGATCCCGTTATTCAAAATTCAAATTCTAATGGTAATATCGTAG GCAATCGAGATTTCTGTAATGGTAGCGAGCTCCCATTTTCAAATTCTGCCAATCCAGTTCTGTCCCTG GTTGCCTTCTTGACCTCCGCAATTGGACCAAGAGTTGCTGCAGCTTGTGCAAGTGCAGCATTGTCTATCCTGACTAGAGAGGACTCCAG GATCAGATCTGAGAGCTGGCATTCCGAAGTTGGCATCTGTGGGCCACATGGAAACTTGGGTCCTCACAAAG AAGGTCAAGTGCCACAGTCTACTTCGcttgctcctgaacttgtgaaatATGCTGCCATGTGTGGCCTATCTGCAGCTGCAGTGAAAGCAAAATTATTTGCAGATCAAGAGGAGCGTGAAATTCAGAGACTGGCTGCAACTATCATAAATCACCAG CTAAAGAGGTTGGAGCTGAAGCTGAAACAGTTTGCAGAATTGGAAACCTTACTGCTCAAGGAATGTGAACAGGCTGAGAGGATGAGACAAAGGCTTTCATCTGAACGCCTCCGAATGATGTCCACCCGATTTGGATCAGCAGCAAACaatttatcatcatcatcatcatcatcatcatcatcatcagtagCAGCGGCTGCGCCAACCGCTGTCAGTGCAAATACCGTGCCGCCTACCATGTCACCCTCGGTTGGGCAGGTGAATGTGCCAGCTACTTATGGCAGCAATCTTCCCGGCCATCGGCAGATGCAGTTCATGCAACGGCAGCAAATGTTTGGTTTTGGGCCGCGGTTACCTCTCTCGGCAATCCACCCTGCTCCTGCCCCCTCTCAAAATGTCACGTTCAGTTCTGGTGTACCTAACACTTCGACTCCTAACCATCATCCATTGTTAAGACCCTCATCGGGGAATAATCAATAG
- the LOC135646159 gene encoding SWI/SNF complex subunit SWI3C homolog isoform X6 produces the protein MSPASPSLPSSDSRLKWRKRKRDANSRRQKPPDDDEDDEDNEDAGPAAEEAQEDGHDSPANPAAADPVLDLRGSEVLSDGGHRISDFPAAVRHIVNLPHPSVLALVAAERSNFAARPWVPPLLENISYGQLQALSAVLPDNPSLLQPSDLEKPSAYVCTPPPLMEGKGMVKRFGKEQLLLVPMHSDWFSGSTVHRLERQVVPHFFSGKSGDHSPEKYIGLRNKIISKYLENPGKRLSFADCQALVPNNELYDLSRIVRFLDHWGIINYLAASSVHRGLRMAGSLLKEDVSGELQLQTAPLRSIDSLILFDRPKCSLRLDDVALLSHSASVDFDAGIGDLDSRIRERFAEHTCNFCSCPLTNLHYQSQKEDDIMLCLDCFHDAKFVTGHSSLDFIRMDSRNDHPDLDGDNWTDQETLLLLEALEKYNENWNEVAEYVGSKTKAQCILHFLRLPMENGLLENIELPHMPTSVDSSNVPDPVIQNSNSNGNIVGNRDFCNGSELPFSNSANPVLSLVAFLTSAIGPRVAAACASAALSILTREDSRSESWHSEVGICGPHGNLGPHKEGQVPQSTSLAPELVKYAAMCGLSAAAVKAKLFADQEEREIQRLAATIINHQLKRLELKLKQFAELETLLLKECEQAERMRQRLSSERLRMMSTRFGSAANNLSSSSSSSSSSSVAAAAPTAVSANTVPPTMSPSVGQVNVPATYGSNLPGHRQMQFMQRQQMFGFGPRLPLSAIHPAPAPSQNVTFSSGVPNTSTPNHHPLLRPSSGNNQ, from the exons ATGTCGCCCGCTTCCCCTTCTCTCCCCTCTTCAG ATTCGCGGCTCAAATGGCGGAAGAGGAAGCGCGACGCCAATTCCAGGCGCCAGAAGCCGCCGGACGACgacgaggatgacgaggacaACGAGGATGCTGGCCCCGCCGCGGAGGAGGCGCAGGAGGACGGCCACGACTCCCCCGCGAACCCCGCCGCCGCCGACCCCGTCCTCGACCTCCGCGGGTCTGAGGTCCTTTCCGACGGTGGCCACCGGATCTCCGACTTCCCAGCCGCCGTACGCCACATCGTCAATCTCCCCCACCCTTCCGTCCTCGCCCTCGTTGCCGCCGAGCGCTCCAACTTTGCAGCCCGCCCGTGGGTTCCCCCCCTTTTGGAGAACATCTCTTACGGCCAGCTGCAGGCCCTCTCAGCGGTGCTCCCCGATAACCCTTCGCTGCTGCAGCCGTCAGACCTTGAAAAGCCCTCGGCTTATGTTTGTACACCGCCGCCTCTCATGGAAGGGAAGGGCATGGTGAAGCGGTTCGGCAAAGAACAGCTTCTCCTTGTTCCAATGCACTCCG ATTGGTTTTCTGGAAGCACTGTGCATCGGCTGGAGAGGCAAGTTGTGCCGCACTTCTTCTCAGGGAAATCTGGCGATCACAGCCCAGAAAAGTACATAGGGCTTCGAAACAAGATAATTTCCAAGTACCTGGAGAATCCCGGGAAGAGGCTATCTTTTGCGGATTGCCAAGCGTTGGTTCCAAACAATGAGCTTTATGATCTTAGTCGAATAGTTAGGTTTCTGGATCACTGGGGGATTATTAATTATCTTGCAGCTTCTTCTGTGCATCGTGGTCTTAGGATGGCTGGCTCCCTTCTTAAGGAGGATGTCAGTGGGGAGCTTCAGCTTCAGACTGCACCACTGAGGTCCATAGACAGTTTGATCTTGTTTGATAGACCAAAATGTAGCCTCCGTCTAGATGATGTTGCTTTGCTTTCTCATTCTGCATCAGTAGATTTTGATGCTGGCATTGGTGATTTGGATAGTAGAATTAGGGAACGGTTTGCTGAACATACATGCAATTTCTGCTCTTGCCCACTCACCAATTTGCACTATCAATCACAAAAAGAG GATGATATTATGCTTTGCTTGGACTGCTTCCATGATGCAAAATTTGTTACGGGCCATTCGAGCCTAGATTTTATAAGAATGGATTCAAGAAATGATCATCCAGATCTTGATGGGGATAACTGGACAGATCAGGAAACATTGCTGTTACTTGAAGCCTtagaaaaatataatgaaaaCTGGAACGAAGTTGCAGAATATGTGGGCAGCAAGACAAAAGCACAATGTATATTGCATTTTCTTCGCCTTCCGATGGAAAATGGTCTACTAGAAAACATTGAACTTCCACATATGCCCACTTCAGTTGATTCATCAAATGTACCTGATCCCGTTATTCAAAATTCAAATTCTAATGGTAATATCGTAG GCAATCGAGATTTCTGTAATGGTAGCGAGCTCCCATTTTCAAATTCTGCCAATCCAGTTCTGTCCCTG GTTGCCTTCTTGACCTCCGCAATTGGACCAAGAGTTGCTGCAGCTTGTGCAAGTGCAGCATTGTCTATCCTGACTAGAGAGGACTCCAG ATCTGAGAGCTGGCATTCCGAAGTTGGCATCTGTGGGCCACATGGAAACTTGGGTCCTCACAAAG AAGGTCAAGTGCCACAGTCTACTTCGcttgctcctgaacttgtgaaatATGCTGCCATGTGTGGCCTATCTGCAGCTGCAGTGAAAGCAAAATTATTTGCAGATCAAGAGGAGCGTGAAATTCAGAGACTGGCTGCAACTATCATAAATCACCAG CTAAAGAGGTTGGAGCTGAAGCTGAAACAGTTTGCAGAATTGGAAACCTTACTGCTCAAGGAATGTGAACAGGCTGAGAGGATGAGACAAAGGCTTTCATCTGAACGCCTCCGAATGATGTCCACCCGATTTGGATCAGCAGCAAACaatttatcatcatcatcatcatcatcatcatcatcatcagtagCAGCGGCTGCGCCAACCGCTGTCAGTGCAAATACCGTGCCGCCTACCATGTCACCCTCGGTTGGGCAGGTGAATGTGCCAGCTACTTATGGCAGCAATCTTCCCGGCCATCGGCAGATGCAGTTCATGCAACGGCAGCAAATGTTTGGTTTTGGGCCGCGGTTACCTCTCTCGGCAATCCACCCTGCTCCTGCCCCCTCTCAAAATGTCACGTTCAGTTCTGGTGTACCTAACACTTCGACTCCTAACCATCATCCATTGTTAAGACCCTCATCGGGGAATAATCAATAG
- the LOC135646159 gene encoding SWI/SNF complex subunit SWI3C homolog isoform X2: MSPASPSLPSSDSRLKWRKRKRDANSRRQKPPDDDEDDEDNEDAGPAAEEAQEDGHDSPANPAAADPVLDLRGSEVLSDGGHRISDFPAAVRHIVNLPHPSVLALVAAERSNFAARPWVPPLLENISYGQLQALSAVLPDNPSLLQPSDLEKPSAYVCTPPPLMEGKGMVKRFGKEQLLLVPMHSDWFSGSTVHRLERQVVPHFFSGKSGDHSPEKYIGLRNKIISKYLENPGKRLSFADCQALVPNNELYDLSRIVRFLDHWGIINYLAASSVHRGLRMAGSLLKEDVSGELQLQTAPLRSIDSLILFDRPKCSLRLDDVALLSHSASVDFDAGIGDLDSRIRERFAEHTCNFCSCPLTNLHYQSQKEDDIMLCLDCFHDAKFVTGHSSLDFIRMDSRNDHPDLDGDNWTDQETLLLLEALEKYNENWNEVAEYVGSKTKAQCILHFLRLPMENGLLENIELPHMPTSVDSSNVPDPVIQNSNSNGNIVGNRDFCNGSELPFSNSANPVLSLVAFLTSAIGPRVAAACASAALSILTREDSRSESWHSEVGICGPHGNLGPHKDGTLEGQVPQSTSLAPELVKYAAMCGLSAAAVKAKLFADQEEREIQRLAATIINHQLKRLELKLKQFAELETLLLKECEQAERMRQRLSSERLRMMSTRFGSAANNLSSSSSSSSSSSVAAAAPTAVSANTVPPTMSPSVGQVNVPATYGSNLPGHRQMQFMQRQQMFGFGPRLPLSAIHPAPAPSQNVTFSSGVPNTSTPNHHPLLRPSSGNNQ; encoded by the exons ATGTCGCCCGCTTCCCCTTCTCTCCCCTCTTCAG ATTCGCGGCTCAAATGGCGGAAGAGGAAGCGCGACGCCAATTCCAGGCGCCAGAAGCCGCCGGACGACgacgaggatgacgaggacaACGAGGATGCTGGCCCCGCCGCGGAGGAGGCGCAGGAGGACGGCCACGACTCCCCCGCGAACCCCGCCGCCGCCGACCCCGTCCTCGACCTCCGCGGGTCTGAGGTCCTTTCCGACGGTGGCCACCGGATCTCCGACTTCCCAGCCGCCGTACGCCACATCGTCAATCTCCCCCACCCTTCCGTCCTCGCCCTCGTTGCCGCCGAGCGCTCCAACTTTGCAGCCCGCCCGTGGGTTCCCCCCCTTTTGGAGAACATCTCTTACGGCCAGCTGCAGGCCCTCTCAGCGGTGCTCCCCGATAACCCTTCGCTGCTGCAGCCGTCAGACCTTGAAAAGCCCTCGGCTTATGTTTGTACACCGCCGCCTCTCATGGAAGGGAAGGGCATGGTGAAGCGGTTCGGCAAAGAACAGCTTCTCCTTGTTCCAATGCACTCCG ATTGGTTTTCTGGAAGCACTGTGCATCGGCTGGAGAGGCAAGTTGTGCCGCACTTCTTCTCAGGGAAATCTGGCGATCACAGCCCAGAAAAGTACATAGGGCTTCGAAACAAGATAATTTCCAAGTACCTGGAGAATCCCGGGAAGAGGCTATCTTTTGCGGATTGCCAAGCGTTGGTTCCAAACAATGAGCTTTATGATCTTAGTCGAATAGTTAGGTTTCTGGATCACTGGGGGATTATTAATTATCTTGCAGCTTCTTCTGTGCATCGTGGTCTTAGGATGGCTGGCTCCCTTCTTAAGGAGGATGTCAGTGGGGAGCTTCAGCTTCAGACTGCACCACTGAGGTCCATAGACAGTTTGATCTTGTTTGATAGACCAAAATGTAGCCTCCGTCTAGATGATGTTGCTTTGCTTTCTCATTCTGCATCAGTAGATTTTGATGCTGGCATTGGTGATTTGGATAGTAGAATTAGGGAACGGTTTGCTGAACATACATGCAATTTCTGCTCTTGCCCACTCACCAATTTGCACTATCAATCACAAAAAGAG GATGATATTATGCTTTGCTTGGACTGCTTCCATGATGCAAAATTTGTTACGGGCCATTCGAGCCTAGATTTTATAAGAATGGATTCAAGAAATGATCATCCAGATCTTGATGGGGATAACTGGACAGATCAGGAAACATTGCTGTTACTTGAAGCCTtagaaaaatataatgaaaaCTGGAACGAAGTTGCAGAATATGTGGGCAGCAAGACAAAAGCACAATGTATATTGCATTTTCTTCGCCTTCCGATGGAAAATGGTCTACTAGAAAACATTGAACTTCCACATATGCCCACTTCAGTTGATTCATCAAATGTACCTGATCCCGTTATTCAAAATTCAAATTCTAATGGTAATATCGTAG GCAATCGAGATTTCTGTAATGGTAGCGAGCTCCCATTTTCAAATTCTGCCAATCCAGTTCTGTCCCTG GTTGCCTTCTTGACCTCCGCAATTGGACCAAGAGTTGCTGCAGCTTGTGCAAGTGCAGCATTGTCTATCCTGACTAGAGAGGACTCCAG ATCTGAGAGCTGGCATTCCGAAGTTGGCATCTGTGGGCCACATGGAAACTTGGGTCCTCACAAAG ATGGAACTCTAGAAGGTCAAGTGCCACAGTCTACTTCGcttgctcctgaacttgtgaaatATGCTGCCATGTGTGGCCTATCTGCAGCTGCAGTGAAAGCAAAATTATTTGCAGATCAAGAGGAGCGTGAAATTCAGAGACTGGCTGCAACTATCATAAATCACCAG CTAAAGAGGTTGGAGCTGAAGCTGAAACAGTTTGCAGAATTGGAAACCTTACTGCTCAAGGAATGTGAACAGGCTGAGAGGATGAGACAAAGGCTTTCATCTGAACGCCTCCGAATGATGTCCACCCGATTTGGATCAGCAGCAAACaatttatcatcatcatcatcatcatcatcatcatcatcagtagCAGCGGCTGCGCCAACCGCTGTCAGTGCAAATACCGTGCCGCCTACCATGTCACCCTCGGTTGGGCAGGTGAATGTGCCAGCTACTTATGGCAGCAATCTTCCCGGCCATCGGCAGATGCAGTTCATGCAACGGCAGCAAATGTTTGGTTTTGGGCCGCGGTTACCTCTCTCGGCAATCCACCCTGCTCCTGCCCCCTCTCAAAATGTCACGTTCAGTTCTGGTGTACCTAACACTTCGACTCCTAACCATCATCCATTGTTAAGACCCTCATCGGGGAATAATCAATAG